Proteins encoded by one window of Lathyrus oleraceus cultivar Zhongwan6 chromosome 1, CAAS_Psat_ZW6_1.0, whole genome shotgun sequence:
- the LOC127115787 gene encoding probable purine permease 4, with protein sequence MEKRSQTPPLHHHYHHHHQSLTMNLSSETEIECIDHQEETQQHQNQLSPINNNNNHLHVDEKSFTNKRYMPLLIINYLLLFVGSISSSLLSKYYFIHKGSSKWVSTWVQCAGFPLLIIPIYFPYLINSTKRTPFTDFTSKMITLSIFVGIMLGLNNLLISWGVAYLPVSTSALLLSSQLVFNLILSAIIVKQKITFSNLNCVILLTISSIILALNSSGEKPEGLTKKEYFIGFFCTICAGLLFALYLPVMEKVYKQVYSYEMVMEMQLIMEIAATVLATVGMAFDGGFSEMKRESEEVFDKGSEVYWVTVMANVVTWQFCFMGTAGMVFFTSSLTSGICMTTLLSMNVLGGVLVYRDEFGGFKAVSTVLCLWGFCSYVYGIYVKMLEDKGRMVNKNDDSFMDQDEEEWKRNLLNE encoded by the coding sequence ATGGAAAAAAGATCACAAACCCCACCACTccatcatcattatcatcatcatcatcaatctctCACCATGAACCTTTCCAGTGAAACTGAAATAGAATGCATTGATCATCAAGAAGAAACacaacaacatcaaaatcaaCTATCACcaatcaacaacaacaataatcaccTGCATGTAGATGAAAAATCATTCACAAACAAAAGGTACATGCCCCTTTTGATAATCAACTACCTCTTGCTCTTTGTTGGTTCCATCTCATCAAGTTTACTCTCAAAATACTATTTCATCCACAAAGGTTCAAGCAAATGGGTTTCAACTTGGGTTCAATGTGCTGGTTTCCCTCTCTTAATCATCCCAATTTATTTCCCTTATCTTATCAATTCAACCAAAAGAACTCCCTTTACAGATTTCACTTCAAAAATGATAACTTTATCGATTTTCGTCGGTATCATGTTAGGGTTGAACAATCTTTTAATCTCATGGGGTGTTGCTTATCTTCCAGTTTCAACTTCAGCACTTCTGTTATCTTCACAACTTGTTTTCAATCTCATTCTCTCAGCCATCATAGTGAAACAAAAAATCACTTTTTCCAATCTCAATTGTGTTATCCTTTTAACCATAAGTTCAATCATTCTTGCACTGAATTCCAGTGGCGAAAAACCAGAAGGGCTAACAAAAAAAGAATACTTTATTGGATTCTTTTGCACCATATGTGCAGGGTTGTTATTTGCACTTTATTTACCGGTGATGGAAAAAGTTTATAAACAAGTTTATAGTTATGAAATGGTGATGGAAATGCAACTTATAATGGAGATTGCAGCAACAGTTTTAGCGACTGTGGGAATGGCGTTTGATGGTGGATTTTCTGAGATGAAGAGAGAAAGTGAAGAAGTCTTCGATAAGGGAAGTGAAGTTTATTGGGTGACGGTTATGGCGAATGTGGTGACGTGGCAGTTTTGTTTCATGGGAACTGCTGGGATGGTGTTTTTTACATCTTCATTAACAAGTGGGATTTGTATGACAACATTGTTATCAATGAATGTGTTGGGTGGTGTTTTGGTTTATAGAGATGAGTTTGGTGGTTTTAAAGCTGTTTCAACTGTTTTGTGTTTGTGGGGATTTTGTTCTTATGTTTATGGAATATATGTTAAGATGTTGGAAGATAAAGGGAGAATGGTGAACAAAAATGATGATTCATTCATGGACCAGGATGAGGAGGAATGGAAGCGCAACTTGCTAAATGAATAA